The following are from one region of the Streptomyces tuirus genome:
- a CDS encoding sensor histidine kinase — protein MRTRLLPLLIILMAAVLLALGVPLAVSLAGAQQQKVVVDRIDDTARFAALAQFVTDSPDGTEGAFENERLATLSSELTSYYDVYGIRSGVFYRSGSAMAHAPVKWSLPKEGEVRDAFDEALLSRRSHDPQQVWPWQRRNLVVASPVIRDGDVVAVVVTDSPTGQLRSRTLHGWLVIGAGEFAAMLLAVGAALRLTGWVLKPVRVLDATTHDIATGRLKSRVAAAGGPPELQRLARSFNEMADNVEDVLEQQRAFVADASHQLRNPLAALLLRIELLSFELPEGNKEIASVQAEGKRLAQVLDDLLDLALAEHTEADLKITDIGELAAERLAAWAPTAEAKGVRLVGDCPPTTAWADPVALSSALDAVIDNAVKFTPEDRTVEVTVDSHGDTSTVVVTDQGPGLTDEELARVGDRFWRSGRHQNIKGSGLGLSISRALLAAGGGSIAYDRHEPHGLKVTVAVPRSAPTA, from the coding sequence GTGCGCACTCGTCTGCTCCCGCTGCTCATCATCCTGATGGCGGCCGTACTGCTCGCGCTCGGCGTCCCGCTCGCCGTGAGCCTCGCCGGGGCGCAGCAGCAGAAGGTCGTCGTGGACCGGATCGACGACACGGCGCGCTTCGCCGCCCTCGCCCAGTTCGTCACCGACTCGCCCGACGGGACCGAGGGCGCGTTCGAGAACGAGCGCCTAGCCACCCTCAGCAGCGAGCTGACCAGCTACTACGACGTCTACGGCATCCGGTCCGGGGTCTTCTACCGCAGCGGCAGCGCCATGGCCCACGCCCCGGTGAAGTGGTCGCTGCCCAAGGAGGGCGAGGTACGGGACGCGTTCGACGAGGCGCTGCTCAGCCGCCGCAGCCACGACCCGCAGCAGGTGTGGCCCTGGCAGCGCCGCAACCTCGTGGTCGCCTCGCCGGTCATCCGGGACGGGGACGTCGTCGCGGTCGTCGTCACCGACTCGCCCACCGGGCAGCTGCGCTCCCGCACACTGCACGGCTGGCTGGTCATCGGCGCGGGCGAGTTCGCCGCGATGCTGCTGGCCGTCGGTGCCGCCCTGCGGCTGACCGGCTGGGTGCTCAAGCCCGTACGGGTGCTGGACGCCACCACCCATGACATCGCCACCGGGCGGCTCAAGTCACGGGTGGCCGCCGCCGGGGGGCCGCCGGAGCTCCAGCGTCTGGCCCGGTCGTTCAACGAGATGGCAGACAACGTCGAGGATGTGCTGGAGCAGCAGCGCGCCTTCGTCGCCGACGCCTCGCACCAGCTGCGCAACCCCCTCGCGGCGCTGCTGCTGCGCATCGAGCTGCTCTCCTTCGAGCTGCCCGAGGGCAACAAGGAGATCGCCTCGGTCCAGGCCGAGGGCAAGCGCCTCGCGCAGGTCCTGGACGACCTGCTCGACCTGGCGCTGGCCGAGCACACCGAGGCGGATCTGAAGATCACCGACATCGGCGAGCTCGCCGCGGAACGCCTCGCGGCATGGGCCCCGACCGCCGAGGCCAAGGGCGTGCGCCTGGTGGGGGACTGCCCGCCGACGACCGCGTGGGCCGACCCGGTCGCGCTGTCCAGCGCGCTGGACGCGGTCATCGACAACGCGGTGAAGTTCACGCCCGAGGACCGGACCGTCGAGGTGACCGTCGACTCTCACGGAGACACCTCCACCGTCGTCGTCACCGACCAGGGCCCGGGTCTCACGGACGAGGAGCTGGCCCGCGTCGGCGACCGCTTCTGGCGCAGCGGCCGGCACCAGAACATCAAGGGCTCCGGCCTGGGGCTGTCCATATCGCGGGCGCTGCTCGCGGCGGGCGGCGGTTCGATCGCCTACGACCGTCACGAGCCGCACGGGCTGAAGGTCACGGTGGCGGTGCCGAGGTCGGCACCGACCGCTTGA
- a CDS encoding TAXI family TRAP transporter solute-binding subunit, producing the protein MSRTLPRIGRRGALQGGTAALVVLGLLLWWLRPWAEEPPSGTITFSTGTRAGVYHEYGELLRTEIDKDMPDLKVRLLTSAGSQENVADVATGEADFAIAAADAIATYKLGNAPGADRLRGLARLYDDYVQLVVPPDSDIRSVSDLRGKRVAIGLPNSGVRLIANGVLRAAGIDPEKDIQPSSDGIDTGPKRLGHGLDAFFWSGGLPTDGLSRPARKSASAFRFVPIDARLVAKLHDQGGATRYYRATKMPESAYPTIQRGHAVPTLAVSNVLLTRSDMDPRLTEWLTRTVLDSRDLIGATVHSAQLVDVRTAIYTDPLQLHAGAQRYYQSVKP; encoded by the coding sequence ATGTCCAGAACGCTCCCCCGTATCGGCAGGCGCGGGGCCCTGCAGGGCGGCACCGCCGCCCTCGTGGTCCTCGGCCTGCTGCTGTGGTGGCTGCGCCCCTGGGCCGAGGAGCCGCCGAGCGGGACCATCACGTTCAGCACGGGCACCCGCGCCGGGGTCTACCACGAGTACGGGGAACTCCTGCGGACCGAGATCGACAAGGACATGCCCGATCTCAAGGTGCGGCTGCTGACCAGCGCCGGCTCACAGGAGAACGTCGCCGACGTGGCGACCGGCGAGGCCGATTTCGCCATCGCCGCGGCCGACGCGATCGCCACGTACAAGCTCGGCAACGCCCCGGGCGCCGACCGGCTGCGCGGCCTCGCCCGCCTCTACGACGACTACGTCCAGCTCGTCGTACCGCCGGACTCGGACATCCGTTCCGTCTCCGACCTGCGGGGCAAGCGCGTGGCCATAGGGCTGCCCAACTCCGGCGTACGGCTGATAGCCAACGGTGTGCTCAGGGCAGCCGGCATCGACCCGGAGAAGGACATCCAGCCGTCCTCGGACGGCATCGACACCGGGCCCAAGCGGCTGGGGCACGGCCTCGACGCGTTCTTCTGGTCGGGCGGGCTGCCCACGGACGGACTGAGCCGGCCGGCCAGGAAGTCGGCATCGGCCTTCCGGTTCGTGCCCATCGACGCCCGGCTCGTGGCCAAGCTCCACGACCAGGGCGGCGCCACCCGCTACTACCGTGCCACCAAGATGCCGGAGTCCGCCTACCCCACCATCCAGCGCGGTCACGCGGTGCCGACCCTGGCGGTGTCCAACGTGCTGCTCACCCGCAGCGACATGGACCCGCGGCTCACCGAGTGGCTGACACGCACCGTGCTCGACAGCCGGGACCTCATCGGTGCGACCGTCCACTCCGCCCAGCTCGTCGACGTCCGCACGGCGATCTACACCGACCCGCTGCAACTGCACGCCGGCGCCCAGCGCTACTACCAGTCGGTCAAGCCGTAG
- a CDS encoding pyrophosphohydrolase domain-containing protein: protein MSSSPADLVREFHRAFGLDARSTPTEVSPELAAHRGELLAEEAAEVAEVSVRGPLDRLAHELADVVYVAYGTALVHGIDLDAVLAEVHRSNMTKIGPDGSVSRRADGKVLKGEHYEAPDVPGVLRKQGWAPGGSA, encoded by the coding sequence ATGAGCTCTTCGCCCGCCGACCTGGTCCGTGAATTCCACCGCGCCTTCGGCCTGGACGCCCGCAGTACGCCGACGGAGGTCTCCCCGGAACTCGCCGCTCACCGGGGCGAGCTTCTCGCCGAGGAGGCCGCCGAGGTGGCGGAGGTGTCGGTGCGCGGCCCGCTCGACCGGCTCGCGCACGAGCTGGCGGACGTGGTCTACGTCGCCTACGGCACCGCCCTGGTGCACGGCATCGACCTGGACGCGGTGCTCGCCGAGGTCCACCGCTCCAACATGACGAAGATCGGCCCCGACGGCTCGGTCTCCCGCCGTGCGGACGGCAAGGTCCTCAAGGGGGAGCACTACGAGGCGCCGGACGTGCCGGGGGTGCTGCGCAAACAGGGGTGGGCGCCGGGCGGGAGCGCCTGA
- a CDS encoding cation:proton antiporter, giving the protein MHSAVLLIEFGSIILGLGLLGRFAARFRLSPIPLYLLAGLAFGEGGLLPLGASEEFVATGAEIGVILLLLMLGLEYTASDLVSNLKTHYPSGLVDCALNALPGAAVALLLGWGPVAAVVLAGVTWISSSGVIAKVLGDLGRVGNRETPVILSVLVLEDLAMAVYLPIVTALVAGVGLMAGSVTLAIALGAAGLVLFLAVRYGRLISRFVSSDDPEKLLLVVLGLTILVAGVAQQLQVSAAVGAFLVGIALSGEVAEGAHTLLSPLRDLFAAVFFVFFGLHTDPSSIPPVLLPALGLAVLTALTKIATGYWAARRAGISVKGRWRAGGALVARGEFSIVIAGLAVSAGIEPSLGPLATAYVLILVVLGPLTARYTEPVASWWDRRREPRRPEPAPRAAEAEAPVAD; this is encoded by the coding sequence TTGCACTCCGCGGTTCTGCTCATCGAGTTCGGTTCCATCATTCTCGGCCTCGGCCTGCTCGGCCGGTTCGCCGCCCGGTTCCGGCTCTCCCCGATACCCCTGTACCTCCTGGCCGGTCTGGCCTTCGGAGAGGGCGGTCTGCTGCCGCTGGGCGCGAGCGAGGAGTTCGTCGCCACGGGCGCGGAGATCGGCGTCATCCTGCTGCTGCTGATGCTGGGCCTGGAGTACACGGCGAGCGATCTGGTCTCCAACCTCAAGACCCACTACCCGTCCGGTCTGGTCGACTGCGCCCTCAACGCGCTGCCCGGGGCGGCCGTGGCGCTGCTGCTCGGCTGGGGCCCGGTGGCCGCCGTCGTGCTGGCCGGAGTCACTTGGATCTCGTCCTCCGGCGTGATCGCGAAGGTGCTGGGCGATCTGGGCCGGGTCGGCAACCGGGAGACGCCGGTGATCCTCAGCGTGCTGGTGCTGGAGGATCTGGCGATGGCGGTGTACCTGCCCATCGTCACCGCGCTGGTGGCGGGGGTCGGCCTGATGGCCGGGAGCGTGACCCTGGCGATCGCGCTGGGCGCGGCCGGGCTCGTACTGTTCCTGGCCGTGCGCTACGGCAGGCTCATCTCGCGGTTCGTATCCAGCGACGACCCGGAGAAGCTGCTGCTGGTCGTGCTGGGTCTGACGATCCTGGTCGCGGGCGTCGCACAGCAGCTCCAGGTGTCGGCGGCGGTCGGGGCCTTCCTGGTGGGCATCGCGCTGTCGGGTGAGGTCGCGGAGGGTGCCCACACCCTGCTGAGCCCGCTGCGCGACCTGTTCGCGGCGGTCTTCTTCGTCTTCTTCGGACTGCACACCGACCCGTCGAGCATCCCGCCCGTGCTGCTGCCCGCCCTCGGGCTGGCCGTCCTCACCGCGCTGACGAAGATCGCCACCGGGTACTGGGCGGCCCGGCGCGCAGGGATCTCCGTCAAGGGCCGCTGGCGGGCGGGCGGCGCGCTGGTGGCGCGCGGCGAGTTCTCGATCGTCATCGCCGGTCTGGCGGTCTCGGCCGGTATCGAACCGTCCCTCGGCCCCCTGGCCACGGCCTACGTCCTGATCCTGGTGGTGCTGGGCCCGCTCACCGCGCGCTACACCGAGCCGGTGGCGAGCTGGTGGGATCGGCGCCGCGAGCCCCGTCGGCCGGAGCCGGCGCCCCGGGCGGCCGAGGCCGAGGCGCCGGTCGCCGACTGA
- a CDS encoding cation:proton antiporter regulatory subunit — protein sequence MSAPRLRATPLPGIGVQYDLETREHRHLSVVAHRDGTRTVNVYRSDDPDSCAQSLKLTSSEAGSLIDALKPSHHSPSLLYTTDLGLVAERIEVAATSRWNGRVLGDMRMRTETGASVVAVLRRAEAIPSPAPDFRLAGGDTLIVVGTREGVDAAATILGRE from the coding sequence GTGTCAGCTCCGCGCCTGAGGGCGACGCCACTACCGGGTATCGGGGTCCAGTACGACCTGGAGACCCGGGAGCACCGCCATCTGTCGGTGGTGGCGCACCGCGACGGCACGCGCACGGTGAACGTGTACCGGTCAGACGATCCCGACTCCTGCGCCCAGTCCCTGAAGCTGACCAGCTCGGAGGCGGGATCGCTGATCGACGCGCTGAAGCCGTCCCACCACAGCCCGAGCCTGCTGTACACCACGGACCTGGGGCTGGTCGCCGAGCGGATCGAGGTGGCCGCGACCTCGCGCTGGAACGGGCGGGTGCTGGGCGACATGCGGATGCGTACGGAGACGGGCGCGTCGGTGGTGGCCGTGCTGCGCCGGGCCGAGGCCATCCCGTCGCCCGCGCCGGACTTCCGGCTGGCGGGCGGTGACACGCTGATCGTCGTCGGGACCCGCGAGGGCGTCGACGCGGCCGCGACCATACTCGGGCGGGAGTGA
- a CDS encoding sensor histidine kinase: protein MSLFWRIFSLNAAGLVVATALLLGPVTVSTPVLVGEALVLLGGLVLLLAGNALVLRFGLVPLQRLDRAMATADLLRPGSRPVVAGPAETAGLITTYNTMLDRLEAERATGAARALSAQESERHRIARELHDEVGQTLTAVLLQLKRVADLAPEDLREEVGQAQEATRAGLDEIRRIARRLRPGVLEELGLASALRSLAGEFTTHGLTVRHHVTGELPALTPEAELVVYRVAQEGLTNTARHAAADRAELRLQAVPDGVELLVRDNGSGLGGAPEGAGLTGMRERALLVGAALALETAPGGGTDVRLRVPVAVREPVTEGPR, encoded by the coding sequence GTGTCGTTGTTCTGGCGGATCTTCTCGCTCAACGCCGCCGGCCTGGTCGTGGCCACGGCGCTGCTGCTCGGCCCGGTCACCGTGTCCACGCCCGTCCTCGTGGGCGAGGCCCTCGTCCTGCTAGGCGGCCTCGTACTGCTGCTCGCCGGCAACGCGCTCGTGCTGCGGTTCGGCCTGGTGCCCCTGCAACGGCTGGACCGGGCCATGGCCACCGCCGACCTGCTGCGTCCGGGCTCCCGGCCGGTGGTCGCGGGACCGGCGGAGACGGCCGGGCTGATCACGACGTACAACACGATGCTCGACCGGCTGGAGGCCGAGCGCGCCACGGGCGCCGCCCGGGCGCTGTCCGCGCAGGAGAGCGAACGCCACCGGATCGCCCGGGAGCTCCACGACGAGGTCGGGCAGACCCTGACCGCCGTCCTCCTCCAGCTCAAGCGCGTCGCGGATCTGGCGCCGGAGGACCTTCGCGAGGAGGTGGGCCAGGCGCAGGAGGCGACCCGGGCCGGCCTGGACGAGATCCGCCGGATCGCCCGCCGGCTGCGCCCCGGTGTGCTGGAGGAGCTCGGGCTGGCCAGCGCCCTGCGCTCACTCGCCGGCGAGTTCACGACCCACGGGCTGACCGTGCGTCACCACGTCACCGGCGAGCTCCCCGCCCTGACCCCCGAAGCGGAACTGGTCGTCTACCGGGTCGCCCAGGAGGGCCTGACCAACACCGCCCGGCACGCCGCCGCCGACCGTGCCGAACTCCGCCTCCAGGCGGTCCCCGACGGCGTCGAACTCCTCGTACGCGACAACGGCTCGGGCCTCGGCGGCGCTCCCGAGGGCGCCGGTCTCACCGGCATGCGCGAACGCGCGCTGCTCGTCGGCGCAGCCCTGGCCCTGGAGACAGCGCCGGGCGGGGGCACCGACGTACGGCTGCGCGTACCGGTCGCCGTGCGCGAACCAGTGACCGAAGGACCCCGCTGA
- a CDS encoding response regulator: MPTPIRVLLADDHTLVRRGVRLILDGEPDLTVVAEAGDGAEAVAKARETPVDLAVLDVAMPRMTGLQAARELSRRLPDLHILILTMYDNEEYFFEALRAGASGYVLKSVADRDLVEACRAAVRDEPFIYPGAERALVRSYLERLHRGDGLPERAITEREEEILKLVAEGHTSKEIGELLFISAKTVERHRANLLQKLGMRDRLELTRYAIRAGLIEP, encoded by the coding sequence ATGCCCACACCGATCCGCGTGCTGCTCGCCGACGACCACACCCTCGTGCGCCGGGGTGTGCGCCTCATCCTCGACGGGGAGCCCGACCTCACGGTGGTGGCCGAGGCCGGGGACGGCGCCGAGGCCGTCGCCAAGGCCCGGGAGACCCCGGTGGACCTGGCCGTCCTGGACGTGGCCATGCCCCGCATGACCGGCCTCCAGGCCGCGCGGGAGCTCTCCCGCCGGCTGCCCGACCTGCACATCCTCATCCTGACCATGTACGACAACGAGGAGTACTTCTTCGAGGCGCTCAGGGCCGGGGCCAGCGGCTACGTCCTCAAGTCCGTCGCCGACCGCGACCTGGTGGAGGCCTGCCGGGCGGCCGTGCGCGACGAGCCGTTCATCTACCCGGGCGCCGAACGCGCCCTGGTCCGCTCCTACCTGGAGCGGCTGCACCGTGGCGACGGCCTGCCGGAGCGGGCCATCACCGAACGCGAGGAGGAGATCCTCAAGCTGGTCGCCGAGGGCCACACCTCGAAGGAGATCGGCGAACTCCTCTTCATCAGCGCCAAGACGGTCGAACGCCACCGCGCCAACCTGCTGCAGAAACTCGGCATGCGCGACCGCCTGGAGCTGACCCGCTATGCGATCAGGGCCGGACTCATCGAACCCTGA
- the miaB gene encoding tRNA (N6-isopentenyl adenosine(37)-C2)-methylthiotransferase MiaB, whose translation MSSIDRSQSVGGTRTYEVRTYGCQMNVHDSERLSGLLEDAGYVRAPEGADEADVVVFNTCAVRENADNKLYGNLGHLAPKKASRPGMQIAVGGCLAQKDRDTIVKRAPWVDVVFGTHNIGKLPVLLERARVQEEAQVEIAESLEAFPSTLPTRRESAYAAWVSISVGCNNTCTFCIVPALRGKEKDRRPGDILAEIEALVAEGVSEITLLGQNVNAYGSDIGDREAFSKLLRACGTIDGLERVRFTSPHPRDFTDDVIAAMAETPNVMPQLHMPLQSGSDPVLKAMRRSYRQDRFLGIIEKVRAAIPHAAISTDIIVGFPGETEEDFEQTLHVVREARFAQAFTFQYSKRPGTPAADMDGQIPKKVVQERYERLVALQEEISWEENKKQVGRTLELMVAEGEGRKDDTTHRLSGRAPDSRLVHFTKPDQEVRPGDVVTVEITYAAPHHLLAEGPVLDVRRTRAGDAWEKRNAAEKAKPVGVMLGLPKIGAPEPMPAVASGCGCD comes from the coding sequence ATGAGCAGCATCGACCGGAGCCAGTCAGTGGGCGGCACACGCACATACGAGGTACGCACCTACGGGTGCCAGATGAACGTCCACGACTCCGAGCGATTGTCCGGACTGCTGGAGGACGCGGGCTACGTCCGTGCCCCCGAGGGCGCCGACGAGGCGGACGTCGTCGTCTTCAACACCTGCGCCGTGCGGGAGAACGCCGACAACAAGCTGTACGGCAACCTCGGCCACCTCGCCCCGAAGAAGGCGAGCCGCCCCGGCATGCAGATCGCGGTCGGCGGCTGCCTCGCCCAGAAGGACCGCGACACCATCGTGAAGAGGGCGCCCTGGGTGGACGTCGTCTTCGGCACGCACAACATCGGCAAACTGCCGGTCCTGCTGGAGCGCGCCCGCGTGCAGGAGGAGGCGCAGGTCGAGATCGCCGAGTCGCTGGAGGCGTTCCCCTCGACCCTGCCCACCCGCCGCGAGAGCGCCTACGCCGCCTGGGTCTCCATCTCCGTCGGCTGCAACAACACCTGCACCTTCTGCATCGTCCCGGCCCTGCGCGGCAAGGAGAAGGACCGCCGTCCCGGCGACATCCTCGCCGAGATCGAGGCCCTGGTCGCCGAGGGCGTCTCCGAGATCACGCTGCTCGGGCAGAACGTCAACGCCTACGGCTCCGACATCGGCGACCGTGAGGCCTTCAGCAAGCTGCTGCGCGCCTGCGGGACGATCGACGGCCTGGAGCGCGTCCGCTTCACCTCCCCGCACCCGCGGGACTTCACCGACGACGTCATCGCCGCCATGGCCGAGACGCCGAACGTGATGCCGCAGCTGCACATGCCGCTACAGTCCGGCTCGGACCCGGTCCTGAAGGCGATGCGCCGCTCCTACCGCCAGGACCGCTTCCTCGGCATCATCGAGAAGGTCCGCGCCGCCATCCCGCACGCCGCGATCAGCACGGACATCATCGTGGGCTTCCCCGGCGAGACCGAGGAGGACTTCGAGCAGACGCTGCACGTGGTGCGCGAGGCCCGCTTCGCCCAGGCCTTCACCTTCCAGTACTCCAAGCGGCCCGGCACCCCGGCCGCCGACATGGACGGCCAGATTCCCAAGAAGGTCGTCCAGGAGCGCTACGAGCGGCTCGTCGCCCTCCAGGAGGAGATCTCCTGGGAGGAGAACAAGAAGCAGGTCGGCCGCACGCTGGAGCTGATGGTCGCCGAGGGCGAGGGCCGCAAGGACGACACCACCCACCGCCTCTCCGGCCGCGCCCCCGACAGCCGCCTCGTCCACTTCACCAAGCCGGACCAGGAGGTCCGCCCCGGCGACGTGGTCACGGTCGAGATCACCTACGCCGCCCCGCACCACCTCCTCGCCGAGGGCCCCGTGCTGGACGTGCGCCGCACGCGCGCGGGCGACGCCTGGGAGAAGCGCAACGCGGCCGAGAAGGCCAAGCCCGTAGGCGTGATGCTGGGCCTGCCCAAGATCGG